GAAAAACTTGTTCACTTCGGGCGACAGATGCGTGAGGGTATCGAACCCGGTCGCGACACCCGTAAACATCAGGGTGCAGCCGATTGCGAACAATAGTGATTTGACTGTTTGCGGTTTCATCAATACCTCACCTTGATCAGTCCAAACAGAAACGAGATTTTGCGCCCGCTCTGTTTCTTGTAAATCTCAATTAATTTAACCTGTTCGCTGATTACGGTTTCCTTTGCGGTCAAAATCTGCTCGTTTACCGCGTTTAATCGACGCAAGGCCGCGTTTTCGGCTTCAAGTGCGGTAACTAGCCGTTCTGCCTTGTCGAGCGCGTCAAGAGCCTTTAACAGTCGTTGTTCGCAAACGTCGGACGTTTGTTTTTCGACCGTACTTGGAAGCGTCGATTGACCATAACTTCCTAACGTTAAAAAAAGCCCAAGTGTCGTTGCAATTACAAAGTTTCGCATCGATCAATATGCCTCCACGTTCGCTGCGCTTTAATATCCGAAACCACCGACGGCGATACGCCAAACTGCCGAGCTACAACTTTTTGGACGCACCCTTGCTTCAACAACGTCAAAATTTGATGCACGTCCGCTTCCCGCAATTTCGCCACACGTTGCTGTTCACCACGCACGCTTCGACCTCGCTCGACCATGTCACGGGCATTGTCTTTAGCAGTTCCTTCGCGCAAATGCGCCGGATTTACGCACAAGCGGCTATCACACGAATGCAATAGCATTTGCGTAGGAAGCGATCCATGTGTCAACAACCACGCATACCGATGCGTTGTATAAGAGCGGTAATTTACGGTAATTTGCCCATATCCGTGGCTTCCGGGGCGACCTGTCC
This genomic interval from Acidobacteriota bacterium contains the following:
- a CDS encoding HNH endonuclease; the protein is MRFGTPHYEPRKRRGVGSTAEERFWSRVQKESNGCWRWTGRPGSHGYGQITVNYRSYTTHRYAWLLTHGSLPTQMLLHSCDSRLCVNPAHLREGTAKDNARDMVERGRSVRGEQQRVAKLREADVHQILTLLKQGCVQKVVARQFGVSPSVVSDIKAQRTWRHIDRCETL